In Halorhabdus rudnickae, the following proteins share a genomic window:
- a CDS encoding isoaspartyl peptidase/L-asparaginase, whose protein sequence is MQLIAHGGAGSSPEHPRRRQRRLDAAVDAGLRVDTPMDAVCETIRVLESDPAFNAGVGSAVQSDGRIRTDAGIMTDDRQCGAVAGLDGVVHAIDAARAVLEETPHVTLAGDPAVEFAAAHSIETDLDCWSDRTRQRWRDAVSPGSTVTEQLEWLDEHFGGHDTVGAVATDGDALVAGTSTGGRWAALAGRVGDVPQIGAGFYASEAGGASATGAGEDIAREALARRAVELLEDGYSPHDAAQQAIDTFGRQADGTAGVIVLDQEGTAGEAFDSPAMQTAGASRSAPRRCVEK, encoded by the coding sequence GTGCAGTTGATCGCACACGGTGGGGCCGGCTCGTCGCCGGAGCACCCACGCCGACGGCAGCGGCGTCTTGACGCAGCCGTCGACGCCGGCTTGCGAGTCGACACCCCGATGGACGCCGTCTGTGAGACGATCCGTGTCCTCGAGAGCGATCCGGCGTTCAACGCGGGCGTCGGGAGTGCCGTCCAGAGCGACGGCCGGATCCGAACGGACGCTGGAATCATGACCGACGATCGACAGTGCGGGGCCGTCGCGGGGCTCGACGGTGTCGTCCACGCGATCGACGCCGCCCGGGCCGTCCTCGAGGAGACGCCACACGTGACGCTGGCTGGCGATCCGGCGGTGGAGTTCGCCGCCGCCCACAGCATCGAGACCGACCTCGATTGCTGGAGTGACCGGACGCGCCAGCGTTGGCGGGACGCAGTGTCGCCGGGTTCGACGGTGACAGAGCAACTCGAGTGGCTCGATGAGCACTTCGGCGGACACGACACCGTGGGGGCAGTGGCGACCGACGGCGACGCCCTCGTTGCCGGCACCTCCACAGGTGGTCGTTGGGCGGCGCTGGCCGGTCGGGTCGGCGACGTCCCGCAGATCGGTGCCGGGTTCTACGCGAGCGAGGCAGGCGGGGCGAGTGCCACCGGTGCCGGTGAGGACATTGCCCGCGAAGCGCTCGCCAGGCGCGCCGTCGAACTACTCGAGGACGGCTATTCGCCTCACGATGCAGCCCAACAGGCGATCGATACCTTCGGCAGGCAGGCCGACGGTACCGCGGGCGTCATCGTGCTAGACCAAGAGGGCACTGCAGGTGAGGCCTTCGACAGTCCCGCGATGCAAACTGCGGGCGCATCGAGGTCCGCGCCCCGTCGATGCGTCGAAAAGTGA
- a CDS encoding UPF0179 family protein yields the protein MSQITLLGTRLAESGVEFVYGGESAACEGCPYREQCLNLDVGRRYRVTSVRENASTLDCAVHDVGVTAVEVEPAPIRANVPAQSAYAGSKVELEGPCPHEECPSHELCEPAGADFETTYRIDSVVGEPPHDYCMLDRDLTQVELAPPEE from the coding sequence ATGAGTCAGATCACGCTTCTGGGAACCCGTCTCGCCGAGTCGGGCGTCGAATTCGTCTATGGTGGTGAATCCGCCGCTTGCGAAGGCTGTCCGTACCGTGAGCAGTGTCTCAACCTGGACGTCGGTCGACGCTATCGTGTCACGTCAGTGCGGGAGAACGCCAGCACTCTCGATTGTGCCGTCCACGACGTGGGTGTCACTGCTGTCGAGGTCGAACCCGCCCCGATCCGGGCCAACGTCCCAGCCCAGAGCGCGTACGCCGGCAGCAAGGTCGAACTCGAAGGGCCGTGCCCACACGAGGAATGCCCGAGCCACGAACTCTGTGAGCCTGCCGGCGCCGACTTCGAGACGACCTACCGAATCGACAGCGTCGTCGGCGAGCCGCCACACGACTACTGCATGCTCGATCGTGATCTCACGCAAGTCGAACTCGCGCCCCCCGAGGAGTGA
- a CDS encoding DUF5820 family protein → MTLDTLPEGWVVWNEEPTSLVLVYRPDVFDTEAFPAPCLPTLYVTRGHRDRRPGRSNPDPDEPWIAKLYLEPEIEGPSREFADRAGAEAGAVALAEAFAGGDVDYRDLYQQPRESYLDRLDVLTGRET, encoded by the coding sequence GTGACGCTCGATACGCTACCCGAGGGATGGGTGGTCTGGAACGAGGAGCCGACGAGTCTCGTCCTCGTGTATCGGCCGGATGTCTTCGACACGGAAGCGTTCCCGGCCCCCTGCCTCCCGACGCTGTACGTGACTCGGGGTCATCGAGATCGCCGTCCGGGCCGATCAAATCCCGATCCCGACGAACCGTGGATCGCGAAACTGTACTTAGAGCCGGAGATCGAGGGGCCGAGTCGGGAGTTCGCGGATCGTGCGGGGGCCGAGGCAGGTGCTGTCGCCCTCGCCGAAGCGTTCGCGGGCGGGGACGTCGACTACCGAGATCTCTACCAGCAGCCTCGCGAGTCGTACCTCGACCGTCTAGACGTACTGACCGGTCGGGAGACTTAA
- a CDS encoding PrkA family serine protein kinase, translated as MNGTPNTLEELNEHYRDSIPADLRQRRTFQWYLDELQESPKIARNAHQRVADMFDHYGTTYDEDEGVVEYDLAATDPLDEGENTFYGRVIHEAIHEFVNKVKSGSRGLGPEKRIKLLLGPVGSGKSDFDRQVRRYFEDYTRLDAGRMYTFRWTNLRDVIPDQDPEDDVVRSPMNQDPLVLLPQQQRDRVLEDMNEVLDAPYTIRNEQSLDPASEFYMDRLLANYDDDLQAVLENHVEIIRLVADENMRQAVETFEPKDKKNQDETELTGDVNYSKIAVYGESDPRAFDYSGAFCNANRGIFSGEELLKLQREFLYDFLHATQEQTIKPRNNPRIDIDQVIVGRTNMPEYREKKGDEKMEAFNDRTKRIDFPYVLAYEDEAMIYRKMLHNADLPDIHVEPHTLEMAGLFGVLTRIEEPDESAVSILQKAKAYNGESEEAEDVDLKKLREEAAQSADIGEGMDGVSPRFIGDEIAEAIMDSMHRDRDFLSPLTAFNHFEANLEHHGSIPEDRFETYYRYLELTREEYRDRAIDDVRHALAYDVEEIQRQGEKYMDHVMAYIDDDTVEDELTGREAEPDEQFLRSVEEHLDIPEDRKDDFRQEVSNWVSRRAREGDTFSPQDNERLRRALERKLWADKKHNINFSALVASSEMDDDDRNAWIEALIEQGYSRDGAVEVLEFAGAEVAKTELEE; from the coding sequence ATGAATGGCACACCAAACACCCTCGAAGAACTGAACGAGCACTACCGGGATTCGATCCCGGCCGACCTGCGACAGCGCCGGACGTTCCAGTGGTATTTAGACGAGCTACAGGAATCGCCGAAGATCGCCCGCAACGCCCACCAGCGCGTCGCGGACATGTTCGACCACTACGGGACGACCTACGACGAAGACGAGGGCGTCGTCGAGTACGACCTCGCCGCAACGGATCCTCTCGACGAGGGGGAAAACACCTTCTACGGCCGGGTGATCCACGAGGCGATCCACGAGTTCGTCAACAAGGTCAAGAGCGGCTCGCGGGGTCTCGGCCCCGAAAAGCGGATCAAGCTTCTGCTCGGTCCGGTCGGCTCCGGGAAGTCCGATTTCGACCGGCAGGTCCGGCGGTACTTCGAGGACTACACCCGGTTGGATGCGGGGCGGATGTACACCTTCCGGTGGACCAACCTCAGGGACGTCATCCCGGATCAGGACCCCGAGGACGATGTCGTCCGGTCGCCGATGAACCAGGACCCGCTGGTCCTGTTACCCCAGCAACAGCGCGACCGGGTTCTCGAGGACATGAACGAGGTTCTGGATGCGCCGTACACGATCCGCAACGAACAGTCCCTGGACCCCGCCAGCGAGTTTTACATGGATCGCCTGCTCGCGAACTACGACGACGACCTCCAGGCCGTCCTGGAGAACCACGTCGAGATCATCCGGCTGGTCGCCGACGAGAACATGCGCCAGGCGGTCGAGACGTTCGAACCAAAGGACAAGAAAAACCAGGACGAGACCGAACTCACCGGCGACGTCAACTACAGCAAGATCGCCGTCTACGGCGAGAGCGATCCCCGCGCGTTCGACTACTCCGGGGCGTTCTGTAACGCGAACCGCGGGATATTCTCCGGCGAGGAACTGCTAAAGCTTCAGCGGGAGTTCCTCTATGACTTCCTGCATGCGACCCAAGAACAGACGATCAAACCGCGCAATAACCCACGAATCGACATCGACCAGGTGATCGTCGGCCGGACGAACATGCCCGAGTACCGCGAGAAGAAGGGCGACGAGAAGATGGAGGCGTTCAACGACCGAACCAAGCGCATCGACTTCCCGTACGTCCTGGCCTACGAGGACGAGGCGATGATCTACCGGAAGATGCTGCACAATGCCGACTTGCCGGACATCCACGTCGAACCCCACACTCTGGAGATGGCCGGCCTCTTTGGCGTGCTCACCCGCATCGAGGAACCCGACGAGTCCGCCGTCTCGATCCTCCAGAAGGCAAAGGCCTACAACGGCGAGAGCGAGGAAGCCGAGGACGTCGATCTCAAGAAGCTACGTGAGGAAGCCGCCCAATCGGCTGACATCGGGGAGGGAATGGACGGCGTTTCCCCGCGGTTCATCGGCGACGAGATCGCCGAGGCGATCATGGACTCGATGCACCGCGATCGGGACTTCCTCTCGCCGCTGACGGCGTTCAACCACTTCGAGGCCAATCTCGAACACCACGGGTCGATCCCCGAGGACCGTTTCGAGACCTACTACCGCTACCTCGAGCTCACCCGCGAGGAGTACCGCGACCGGGCGATCGACGATGTCCGTCACGCCCTGGCCTACGACGTCGAGGAGATCCAGCGCCAGGGCGAGAAGTACATGGACCACGTCATGGCCTACATCGACGACGACACCGTCGAAGACGAACTCACCGGCCGGGAGGCCGAACCCGACGAACAGTTCCTCCGCAGCGTCGAGGAGCACTTAGACATCCCGGAGGACCGCAAGGACGACTTCCGCCAGGAAGTCAGCAATTGGGTCTCCCGACGGGCTCGCGAAGGAGATACGTTCAGCCCACAGGACAACGAGCGACTGCGCCGCGCCTTGGAACGGAAACTCTGGGCCGACAAGAAACACAACATCAACTTCTCCGCGCTGGTCGCCAGTTCGGAGATGGACGACGACGACCGCAACGCCTGGATCGAGGCCCTGATCGAGCAAGGCTACTCCCGGGACGGCGCTGTCGAAGTCCTCGAGTTCGCGGGCGCGGAGGTCGCCAAGACCGAACTGGAAGAATGA
- a CDS encoding PrkA family serine protein kinase, protein MTPERRDDARIDQESGDAESYVTAADRQLAETYEPPMSLESYVETILERPHLAAGASTYLLDAIEAAGTRTVVEEGEERERYRFFDDPYNDGEHAILGNTDVLNGLVEDLRTIAARRGKAEKIVWIAGPTATGKSELKRCLINGLRAYSRTEAGRRYTVEWNASGAGSTAAGLTYGDVPESDDEDWLESPVQTHPLAVFPREIRSDLVADLNDRIEDHPDVTVETDLDPFSREAYEYLEEQYRRDGVDGLFSAVTDPRHLRVKNYVVDIGQGIGVLHAEDEGTPKERLVGSWMGGMLRELNSRGRKNPQAFSYDGVLSQGNGVLTVVEDAAQHADLLRKLLNVPDERSVKLDRGIEMDVDTQLLIISNPDLEAQLDQHAERGGSDPLKALKRRLDKNRFAYLTTLSLEAELLHRELTGETAVWTAGSYAELAERIREPVAIEVREAAGTTEVELAPHAIEAAALYDVVSRLSRADLPDALDLVDKALLFDQGYLEAGDERVDADEFAFEEGASDGEQGIPVTYTRDVIADQLYADRDRHHHELDVGSVIMPRDVLGAMAEGLTDAPVFGETEVETFEERVNQVRTHVSTRQEEDVLAAMLKEKRVERETVAEYVEHVYAWATDGRVENDRGEEVPPDPLAMRVFEVEHLGRFDEGHYDGEQPGEAVEAFRNDKIVTAINRHAWESRDEGFALKEFDPESIPVIESILGSHDWEAVRRTFEDFDPHQWADPPAGTETERVKERTIDVMVADQGYSPASAELTSQYVLTEVAHRWG, encoded by the coding sequence ATGACTCCCGAACGACGCGACGACGCCAGGATCGACCAGGAAAGCGGCGACGCCGAGAGCTACGTCACCGCCGCCGATCGTCAACTAGCCGAGACGTACGAGCCGCCGATGAGTCTCGAATCCTACGTCGAGACCATCCTCGAACGACCCCACCTGGCCGCAGGCGCGAGCACGTATCTCCTCGATGCGATCGAAGCGGCCGGGACCCGAACCGTCGTCGAGGAGGGCGAAGAACGCGAGCGCTACCGCTTCTTCGACGATCCCTACAACGACGGCGAGCACGCGATCCTGGGGAACACGGACGTGCTCAACGGGTTAGTCGAGGACCTCCGGACGATCGCCGCCCGCCGTGGCAAGGCCGAGAAGATCGTCTGGATCGCGGGACCCACCGCGACCGGCAAGTCCGAACTCAAGCGGTGTCTGATCAACGGCTTGCGAGCCTACTCCCGGACGGAAGCAGGACGGCGCTACACAGTCGAGTGGAACGCCTCGGGCGCGGGTAGTACGGCCGCCGGTCTTACCTACGGCGACGTTCCCGAGAGCGACGACGAGGACTGGCTGGAGAGCCCAGTCCAGACCCATCCACTCGCCGTGTTTCCGCGGGAGATTCGTTCCGACCTCGTCGCCGACCTCAACGACCGGATCGAGGATCACCCGGACGTGACTGTCGAGACCGACCTCGATCCCTTCTCGCGGGAGGCCTACGAGTACTTGGAAGAACAGTACCGCCGGGACGGCGTCGACGGCCTCTTTTCAGCCGTGACCGACCCGCGACACCTCCGGGTGAAGAACTACGTCGTCGACATCGGCCAGGGGATCGGCGTCCTCCACGCCGAGGACGAGGGAACGCCAAAGGAACGGCTGGTCGGGTCCTGGATGGGCGGCATGCTCCGGGAGCTGAACTCCCGGGGCCGGAAGAATCCCCAGGCCTTTTCCTACGACGGCGTCCTCAGCCAGGGCAACGGCGTGCTGACGGTCGTTGAGGACGCCGCCCAGCACGCAGATCTCCTGCGAAAGCTGCTCAACGTCCCCGACGAGCGCTCAGTGAAACTCGACCGCGGGATCGAGATGGACGTCGACACCCAGCTGTTGATCATCTCCAATCCCGATCTGGAAGCCCAACTCGACCAGCACGCCGAACGCGGCGGGTCGGACCCACTGAAAGCGCTCAAGCGCCGCCTGGACAAGAACCGCTTTGCCTACCTCACGACGCTCTCTCTGGAGGCCGAACTCCTCCACCGCGAGCTGACCGGGGAGACGGCCGTCTGGACGGCCGGCTCGTATGCCGAACTCGCCGAGCGCATCCGCGAGCCGGTGGCCATCGAGGTCCGCGAGGCCGCGGGCACGACCGAGGTCGAACTCGCGCCCCACGCGATCGAGGCCGCCGCACTGTACGACGTCGTCTCGCGGCTCTCGAGGGCGGACCTGCCCGACGCTTTGGACCTGGTGGACAAGGCACTCCTCTTCGACCAGGGGTATCTAGAGGCGGGCGACGAACGGGTCGACGCCGACGAGTTCGCCTTCGAGGAGGGGGCTAGCGACGGTGAACAGGGTATCCCCGTCACCTACACCCGGGACGTCATCGCCGACCAGCTGTACGCCGATCGCGATCGACATCACCACGAGCTAGATGTCGGGTCGGTGATCATGCCCCGGGACGTACTGGGTGCGATGGCCGAAGGACTCACCGACGCGCCCGTCTTCGGCGAGACCGAGGTCGAGACTTTCGAGGAACGCGTCAATCAGGTCCGTACGCACGTCTCGACTCGCCAGGAGGAAGACGTCCTCGCGGCGATGCTCAAGGAAAAGCGTGTCGAGCGCGAGACCGTCGCCGAGTACGTCGAACACGTCTACGCGTGGGCGACGGACGGTCGCGTCGAGAACGACCGCGGCGAGGAGGTGCCCCCGGACCCGCTGGCGATGCGGGTCTTCGAGGTCGAACACCTCGGGCGCTTCGACGAGGGCCACTACGACGGGGAGCAACCGGGTGAGGCCGTCGAGGCGTTCCGCAACGACAAGATCGTGACCGCGATCAACCGCCACGCTTGGGAGTCACGCGACGAGGGATTCGCCCTCAAGGAGTTCGACCCCGAGTCGATCCCCGTCATCGAGTCGATTCTCGGCAGTCACGACTGGGAGGCCGTCCGACGGACCTTCGAGGACTTCGACCCCCACCAGTGGGCCGATCCGCCGGCCGGCACCGAGACCGAGCGCGTCAAGGAGCGGACGATCGACGTGATGGTCGCCGATCAGGGCTACAGTCCTGCCTCGGCGGAGTTGACCAGTCAGTACGTCTTAACGGAGGTGGCCCACCGATGGGGTTGA
- a CDS encoding YeaH/YhbH family protein, with the protein MGLREDLERYREVGEQRRQDLAEFIQYGDLGESRADEVRIPIKIVDLPEFVYDRRDRGGVGQGQSEQPDVGDPVGQPEPGDGDEDGDPGEEGGEHEYYEMDPEEFAQELDEELGLDLEPKGKKVVEEVDGEFTDVARTGPSSTLDFETLFKRGITRKLAMDFDEDYVREALKVESWGPEEVFAWARADGIPVSLGWIEGEYDDLPSGERAEWDSIETMEAAVERERAVERIRREGIDDVPFRRQDERYRYPETIERKERNVVVVNIRDVSGSMREKKRELVERTFTPLDWYLQGKYDNAEFVYVAHDADAWEVDRSEFFGIRSGGGTRISSAYELTQEILKAEYPYSEWNRYVLAAGDSENSSNDTEERVIPLMEKIDANLHAYVETQPGGEAINATHAEEVTRNFAGSDNVAVAFVNEPGDVIEAIYEILSTEES; encoded by the coding sequence ATGGGGTTGAGGGAGGACCTCGAACGCTACCGTGAGGTGGGCGAACAGCGTCGCCAAGACCTCGCCGAGTTCATCCAGTACGGCGACCTCGGAGAGAGCCGCGCCGACGAGGTGCGGATCCCGATCAAGATCGTCGACCTGCCAGAGTTCGTCTACGACCGGCGTGATCGGGGCGGTGTCGGCCAGGGCCAGAGCGAACAGCCGGATGTCGGCGATCCCGTCGGCCAGCCCGAACCCGGTGACGGCGACGAAGACGGCGACCCCGGCGAGGAAGGCGGCGAGCACGAGTACTACGAGATGGATCCCGAAGAGTTCGCCCAGGAACTCGACGAAGAACTCGGTCTCGATCTCGAACCCAAGGGCAAGAAGGTCGTCGAGGAAGTCGACGGCGAATTCACCGACGTCGCCCGGACTGGCCCCTCGAGCACGCTCGATTTCGAGACACTGTTCAAACGCGGGATCACCCGGAAGCTGGCGATGGACTTCGATGAGGACTACGTTCGCGAGGCACTGAAAGTCGAGAGCTGGGGCCCCGAGGAAGTCTTCGCGTGGGCCCGAGCCGACGGCATCCCCGTCTCGCTGGGCTGGATCGAAGGCGAATACGATGATTTACCGTCAGGCGAACGAGCCGAATGGGACTCGATCGAGACCATGGAGGCGGCCGTCGAGCGCGAACGGGCGGTCGAGCGGATCCGCCGAGAGGGGATCGACGACGTGCCCTTCCGCCGGCAGGACGAGCGCTACCGCTACCCGGAGACGATCGAGCGCAAGGAGCGAAACGTCGTCGTGGTTAACATTCGAGACGTCTCGGGGAGCATGCGCGAGAAGAAACGCGAGCTCGTCGAGCGTACGTTCACGCCCCTCGATTGGTATCTCCAGGGCAAGTACGACAACGCCGAGTTCGTTTACGTCGCCCACGACGCTGACGCCTGGGAAGTCGATCGATCGGAGTTTTTCGGCATTCGATCGGGCGGCGGGACGCGAATCTCCAGCGCCTACGAGCTAACCCAGGAGATCCTCAAGGCCGAATATCCCTACAGCGAGTGGAACCGCTACGTCCTGGCGGCCGGTGATAGCGAGAACTCCAGCAACGACACCGAGGAACGCGTCATCCCTCTGATGGAAAAGATCGACGCCAACCTCCACGCCTACGTCGAGACCCAGCCGGGCGGCGAGGCGATCAACGCGACCCACGCCGAGGAAGTGACCCGTAACTTCGCCGGCAGTGACAACGTGGCGGTAGCGTTTGTCAACGAGCCGGGTGACGTGATCGAGGCTATCTACGAAATCCTCAGCACGGAGGAGTCATGA
- a CDS encoding SpoVR family protein → MSTIENRTEAKEIARRLREPVEEARKLARRLGLEPYPVNYWVVDYDEMNRLIAYGGFQQRYPHWRWGMAYDRQQKQGQFLGGKAFEIVNNDNPAHAFLQESNSLADQKAVITHVEAHADFFANNEWFGLFTDGTDQRAGADRRGPDATAMLARHADRIREFMADPDIDREAVERWIDHVLCLEDTIDQHAPYAPVEPAHGDDEIDGPDPEEAIEELELSAEVTGQVFGEEFFADHSEAESGFPPEPVEDLIGFLAAHGKQYDDEADRAVEMTDWQREILEILRREAHYFAPQKMTKVMNEGWACVAPDTPVYTADGLLSMRDVVGNHVDVSDGDHVRDVYDSNVIPDHDTVTIETRRGFELTGSNNHRVRLPNGEWIRLDELSPGDEIAVSGGADVWADEYEPVTWDSPEYTTLEDIAVAAGVSVWTVMRYRQTDRAERADAIEDALAVYDGSNPGLSQRDPIRIPEEVTEAFGRFLGLLIGDGHVPSNSRHVGFTSGEEARAEEFAGLISELFGHEPTVEADGSRWRVYAYSKHLRDLLIEEFALPIGKAAAEKTVPDQIRKSPRRVVAAFLNGLFDADGYAGDQGVILSTASKDTSKTVQLLLSNFGILSRRREQSDGCYHVHLTGKSADVFADEIGFGYEEKASALTEYLEDVSWFESESWTDEVETVEEGVSDVYDISVRETHRYAAAGFVNHNSYWESMMMGEEAFAGDEEFLTYADHQARVLGSGGLNPYKLGKELWEYVENRTNRREVLERLLRVEGITWRNLESEVDLTAVRERLTPPAWLQNVPGWLESIDPGDPRVDADALASARDGEIAVDRYPWKVLTYEGLAQRHYSLVKPQNRSFLAQANQSKLESIARYLFDDARYDSVEAALDDVEYTRGWDRMRELRESHNDVTFIDAFLTGEFVEQNNYFAYEHSHKTGDFRVSSTDPEDVKRKLMLKFTNFGKPTIVVEDANYDNSGELLLAHRYNGVMLDVEEATDVLKRVFELWGRPANLLTIVKEFDDHDVEVARRRNEEPEAVEVGKRLRYDGAHVTINDVEWETVEHLAAEDVDYDTKPDDWL, encoded by the coding sequence ATGAGTACCATTGAGAACCGCACGGAAGCAAAGGAGATCGCACGCCGACTCCGGGAGCCGGTCGAGGAGGCCCGTAAACTGGCCCGTCGCCTCGGACTCGAACCCTATCCCGTCAACTACTGGGTCGTCGATTACGACGAGATGAATCGCTTGATCGCCTACGGCGGCTTCCAGCAACGGTACCCCCACTGGCGGTGGGGAATGGCCTACGACCGCCAGCAAAAGCAGGGCCAGTTCCTCGGCGGGAAAGCCTTCGAGATCGTCAACAACGACAACCCCGCCCACGCTTTCCTCCAGGAGTCGAACTCCCTGGCCGACCAGAAGGCCGTCATCACCCACGTCGAGGCTCACGCCGACTTCTTCGCCAACAACGAGTGGTTCGGCCTGTTCACCGACGGGACCGACCAGCGGGCCGGCGCCGATCGCCGCGGACCGGACGCCACGGCGATGCTCGCCCGCCACGCCGATCGAATCCGGGAGTTCATGGCCGATCCCGATATCGACCGGGAGGCCGTCGAACGCTGGATCGATCACGTCCTCTGTCTGGAGGATACCATCGACCAGCACGCCCCCTACGCGCCCGTCGAACCGGCCCACGGGGACGACGAAATCGACGGCCCCGATCCCGAGGAAGCTATCGAGGAACTCGAACTCTCCGCGGAAGTGACCGGACAGGTGTTCGGCGAGGAGTTCTTCGCTGACCACTCCGAGGCGGAGAGTGGCTTCCCGCCCGAACCCGTTGAGGACCTCATTGGCTTCCTGGCGGCCCACGGCAAGCAGTACGACGACGAGGCCGACAGGGCCGTCGAGATGACCGACTGGCAGCGGGAGATACTCGAGATACTGCGCCGGGAGGCCCACTACTTCGCTCCCCAGAAGATGACGAAGGTGATGAACGAGGGATGGGCGTGTGTGGCACCGGACACGCCTGTTTACACCGCTGACGGACTCCTCTCGATGCGGGATGTCGTCGGGAACCACGTAGACGTTTCAGACGGCGATCACGTTCGGGACGTTTACGACTCGAACGTCATTCCCGATCACGACACTGTCACGATCGAGACGCGCCGCGGGTTCGAACTGACCGGCTCGAACAACCACCGTGTCCGTCTTCCGAACGGAGAGTGGATCCGACTCGACGAGCTGTCACCCGGCGACGAAATCGCCGTCAGCGGCGGTGCTGACGTGTGGGCAGACGAGTACGAGCCGGTCACATGGGACTCCCCGGAGTACACGACACTCGAGGACATTGCTGTGGCGGCCGGGGTGTCCGTTTGGACCGTGATGCGCTATCGGCAGACCGATCGGGCGGAACGGGCTGACGCCATCGAGGACGCGCTTGCCGTGTACGACGGGTCAAACCCCGGTCTGTCCCAGCGCGATCCGATCAGGATCCCGGAGGAGGTTACGGAGGCGTTCGGACGGTTCCTCGGACTACTGATCGGCGACGGTCACGTGCCGTCAAACTCCCGCCACGTCGGATTCACGTCGGGCGAAGAGGCGCGTGCAGAGGAGTTCGCCGGACTGATCTCGGAACTGTTCGGTCACGAACCCACTGTCGAGGCGGACGGGTCGCGCTGGCGCGTGTACGCTTACTCGAAGCACCTCCGGGACCTGCTGATCGAGGAATTTGCCCTTCCGATAGGCAAAGCGGCCGCCGAAAAGACCGTCCCCGACCAGATCCGCAAGTCCCCCCGTCGGGTCGTGGCAGCGTTTCTCAATGGGTTGTTCGATGCCGACGGGTACGCGGGTGACCAGGGCGTGATCCTGTCGACGGCGAGCAAGGATACGTCGAAGACGGTCCAGCTCTTGCTCTCGAATTTCGGAATCCTGAGCCGGCGGCGCGAGCAGTCCGACGGCTGCTATCACGTCCACCTGACAGGGAAGTCGGCCGACGTCTTCGCAGACGAAATCGGATTCGGATACGAAGAGAAGGCGAGTGCACTCACGGAGTACCTCGAGGACGTTTCCTGGTTCGAATCCGAATCCTGGACCGACGAAGTCGAGACAGTCGAGGAAGGGGTCAGCGACGTATACGACATCTCGGTCCGCGAGACCCATCGTTACGCGGCAGCCGGTTTCGTCAATCACAACTCCTACTGGGAATCGATGATGATGGGCGAGGAGGCCTTCGCCGGGGACGAGGAGTTCCTGACCTACGCTGATCACCAGGCCCGTGTGCTGGGGTCCGGTGGGCTGAATCCCTACAAGCTCGGCAAGGAACTCTGGGAGTACGTCGAGAACCGGACCAACCGTCGGGAAGTCCTCGAGCGCCTGCTCCGCGTCGAGGGGATCACCTGGCGGAATCTCGAAAGCGAGGTCGATCTCACGGCCGTCCGCGAACGACTCACGCCGCCTGCCTGGCTACAGAACGTTCCCGGCTGGCTGGAGTCCATCGATCCGGGCGATCCGCGCGTGGACGCCGACGCACTGGCGAGCGCCCGCGACGGTGAGATCGCCGTCGATCGGTATCCCTGGAAAGTCCTGACCTACGAGGGCCTCGCCCAGCGACACTACTCGCTGGTGAAACCCCAGAACCGGAGCTTCCTAGCCCAGGCGAATCAATCGAAGCTCGAGTCGATCGCGCGGTATCTCTTCGACGACGCCCGCTACGACAGCGTCGAGGCGGCACTGGACGACGTCGAGTATACACGCGGGTGGGACCGGATGCGTGAGCTCCGCGAGAGTCACAACGACGTGACGTTCATCGACGCGTTTCTGACCGGAGAGTTCGTCGAGCAAAACAACTACTTCGCCTACGAGCACAGCCACAAGACCGGCGACTTCCGGGTTTCCAGTACTGATCCCGAAGACGTCAAACGGAAGCTCATGCTGAAGTTCACGAACTTCGGAAAACCCACGATCGTTGTCGAGGACGCCAACTACGACAACAGCGGCGAACTGCTGTTGGCCCACCGGTACAACGGCGTCATGCTCGACGTCGAGGAAGCGACCGACGTCCTGAAACGAGTCTTCGAACTCTGGGGCCGACCGGCCAATCTGCTGACGATCGTCAAGGAGTTCGACGATCACGACGTCGAGGTCGCGCGCCGACGCAACGAGGAGCCAGAGGCAGTCGAGGTCGGCAAACGCTTGCGGTACGACGGTGCTCACGTCACGATCAACGATGTCGAGTGGGAGACTGTCGAACACCTGGCGGCCGAAGACGTCGACTACGACACGAAACCCGACGACTGGCTATGA